From a region of the Natronogracilivirga saccharolytica genome:
- the dusB gene encoding tRNA dihydrouridine synthase DusB has translation MLPVLQNDSRCVVLAPMEDVSDSPFRQMCRNMGADLVYTEFISSEAMIRDSDASRHKMAFEESERPLGIQIFGGREEAMHGAARVAEANNPDLIDINFGCPVYKVVKKNAGSACLRDLGMMERMAGTVVDATHLPVTVKTRLGWDDKTIRIREVALMLQSAGIRSLTVHARTRSQGYKGEARWEYFKYLKDTPGLHIPVIANGDILTPQDARYLFEETGVDGVMIGRAAIGYPWIFRDIHHYMDTGELLPPPSLEERMKMCAEQLRASVDHHGERYGVIMMKKHYGNYLKGIRNGKKLRMEIMEKDRMDDIIELLMNFSEEPSGTVVAV, from the coding sequence ATGCTGCCAGTCCTGCAAAATGACAGCCGGTGTGTGGTTCTTGCACCCATGGAAGATGTCAGCGACTCTCCTTTCCGGCAAATGTGCCGTAATATGGGGGCTGATCTGGTTTATACGGAGTTCATCAGCTCGGAGGCCATGATTCGTGACTCTGATGCCTCCAGACACAAAATGGCATTCGAGGAGTCCGAACGGCCTTTGGGAATACAGATATTTGGCGGACGTGAAGAGGCCATGCACGGAGCAGCCAGGGTTGCCGAGGCCAATAACCCTGATCTGATTGACATCAATTTCGGCTGTCCTGTCTATAAAGTGGTAAAAAAGAATGCCGGTTCGGCCTGTCTTCGTGACCTGGGCATGATGGAACGGATGGCCGGTACAGTAGTCGATGCCACCCATCTTCCCGTCACTGTCAAAACACGTCTGGGGTGGGATGACAAAACCATACGCATCCGTGAAGTCGCACTGATGCTGCAATCTGCTGGAATCAGGTCACTGACTGTTCACGCGCGAACCCGGAGCCAGGGTTATAAAGGTGAAGCCCGGTGGGAATATTTCAAATATCTCAAGGACACCCCGGGCCTGCACATTCCGGTCATCGCCAATGGTGATATCCTGACCCCTCAGGATGCCCGCTATCTTTTTGAAGAAACCGGCGTGGACGGAGTTATGATCGGCAGGGCCGCCATTGGCTATCCGTGGATTTTCAGAGACATCCACCATTATATGGACACCGGAGAACTGCTGCCGCCGCCATCATTGGAGGAGCGAATGAAGATGTGTGCGGAACAGCTTCGTGCTTCAGTTGATCATCACGGTGAACGCTACGGAGTCATCATGATGAAAAAGCATTACGGCAACTATCTCAAAGGGATCCGCAACGGAAAGAAACTCCGGATGGAGATCATGGAAAAAGACCGGATGGATGACATCATCGAACTGTTGATGAATTTTTCTGAAGAGCCTTCCGGTACTGTGGTTGCCGTTTAG
- the serS gene encoding serine--tRNA ligase: MLDIQRIRQQKDEIKQAMLAKGEKETEIVDRVVEVDETWRNTVHQRDQLRNESNTRAKQIGELMSQGKKEEAQKVIRQTGEMKQEIKSLEERERELIRQRDELLMKIPNVAHSSVPVTKDESGNQTIHQWGEVDDAGGNGEGAFKPHWDLVSKNGWIDFERGAKVTSAGFPFYVGPVARLQRALIQFFTDKAVEKGYLEIMAPYFVNEDSARGTGQIPDKEDMMYVIPRDGYFAIPTAEVPVTNFHRDEILKPASLPAKYVCHTPCWRREAGSHGSEVRGLNRLHQFDKVELVKIVRPETSYEELESLRRDAEELLEALELPYRTLLMGTADMGFTQSKKYDLEVWSPGQKKWLEVSSCSNFEDYQARRMKIRCKNEDGKTETVHTLNGSGLALPRVLAAFLETHQQGDDALTIPPALQPWIGADRIEI; the protein is encoded by the coding sequence ATGCTTGATATTCAGCGTATACGCCAGCAGAAAGATGAAATCAAACAGGCTATGCTGGCCAAGGGTGAAAAGGAGACTGAAATTGTTGACCGTGTTGTAGAAGTTGACGAAACGTGGCGCAACACCGTTCACCAAAGAGATCAGTTGCGAAACGAAAGCAATACCAGGGCAAAACAGATAGGTGAACTGATGAGCCAGGGAAAAAAAGAAGAGGCTCAGAAAGTCATCAGGCAAACCGGTGAAATGAAGCAGGAAATCAAATCGCTGGAAGAACGCGAACGTGAATTAATCAGGCAGCGCGATGAATTGCTGATGAAAATTCCCAATGTTGCCCACTCTTCTGTTCCCGTAACAAAGGATGAATCGGGTAATCAGACAATCCATCAGTGGGGTGAGGTCGATGACGCCGGCGGGAATGGTGAAGGCGCTTTCAAACCGCACTGGGATCTGGTCAGCAAGAACGGGTGGATCGATTTTGAGCGCGGTGCAAAAGTTACCTCTGCCGGTTTTCCATTCTATGTCGGTCCTGTTGCCAGACTGCAGCGGGCATTGATTCAGTTTTTTACGGACAAGGCTGTAGAAAAGGGGTATCTGGAAATCATGGCCCCGTACTTTGTAAATGAAGATTCGGCACGTGGTACCGGACAAATACCCGACAAGGAGGATATGATGTACGTGATTCCCCGGGACGGATATTTTGCCATTCCTACTGCCGAAGTTCCGGTAACCAATTTTCATCGCGATGAAATACTGAAGCCTGCTTCATTGCCGGCAAAATATGTCTGCCATACTCCGTGCTGGAGACGGGAAGCCGGATCACACGGAAGTGAGGTACGCGGACTCAACAGACTGCACCAATTCGACAAAGTGGAACTGGTGAAAATTGTCCGCCCCGAAACGTCTTACGAGGAACTTGAGTCGTTGCGACGCGATGCCGAAGAGCTGCTGGAGGCACTGGAACTTCCCTACCGGACACTGCTGATGGGTACAGCCGATATGGGATTCACCCAAAGCAAAAAATACGATCTTGAAGTCTGGAGTCCCGGTCAGAAAAAATGGCTTGAAGTAAGCTCGTGTTCAAATTTTGAAGACTATCAGGCTCGCCGGATGAAAATCCGCTGCAAGAATGAGGACGGGAAGACAGAAACAGTGCATACCCTGAATGGAAGCGGTCTGGCGCTGCCCAGAGTGCTTGCGGCATTTCTGGAAACCCATCAGCAGGGTGATGATGCGCTCACCATTCCCCCGGCACTGCAGCCATGGATCGGCGCTGACAGGATTGAAATTTAG